A genomic stretch from Setaria italica strain Yugu1 chromosome VII, Setaria_italica_v2.0, whole genome shotgun sequence includes:
- the LOC101786257 gene encoding protein NBR1 homolog isoform X1 encodes MDAFGTAPMGYGRAWPLVDDSRDLVVKVKYGDTLKRFNARVNGSHFDHDLPALRLKIASAFKFSPDAEFILTYTDEDGDVVMLDDDNDLRDAAINQKLNPLRINVQLKSSNVGAAQTKQQATNSKSSRSISLEDQLAQVKSAIDEALKFVPEQVPAVLAKLSHDLRFRAASSAPSLAELLDRFAKLITRGSNMHPSCGFADSSQKLRSAKVKLESALVTGSASETSNGQNSGISEAGLRGVLSEDPNAKIEQVPSCPSVRDSLVFTSSGGMKGDHKRSLDSEIKIKSDAHSKGKSVLSSWPPVSTTSHGAPAQGSVPVPFKSLGSIGMANGDIMPLFPPPPVYQPPTPVLYPPTPFLTPLNPISGANGKTTVDLHSTFPPPPNIYSPIKLNTPSSVGTCCPNLYSTGTSHRDGTGPLSSYVPNPEGINSFGSSYRGLGTNYRGNPLKYAQHRWIQCDGCGVTPIDGPRYKSNVKEDYDLCDACFSHMGNEVEYTRLDGPASKSNMKILGKVPAVKTDSRFIKDVTVPDGTPMAPSTLFTKIWRMRNNGFSKWPYGTQLLWVGGDRLTCLSSFRLAISANGGLNPCEDTDVTVDFLAPAKPGRYISYWRLALPSGLTFGQQIWVHIEVEQPIQTSGGKQAAARNRNQLPEANSTRPSAFNINSAPVNFLSGWHGRLECETMEPKESEPVPSDMSSAPAAVEPAQIPVTDAPASSAEAALASMPAAVPAPEAILLPKPVPVPAPVSASAPAPVAAPVSMPVVAAAPAAPLAEEVVNHLLEEKMMSELEVLGFMQADLNKQILRQNNYDLEQSVVDLCGFNEWDPLEVFSELGSDDTVMSEEVVVDNSDDEGFIVADLMTKAKKDQ; translated from the exons ATGGACGCTTTCGGGACCGCGCCGATGGGGTACGGCCGCGCGTGGCCGCTCGTCGACGACTCCCGGGATCTCGTCGTCAAG GTCAAATATGGTGACACTTTGAAGCGATTCAATGCTCGTGTTAATGGCTCACACTTCGATCATGATCTGCCTGCCCTTCGGTTGAAGATTGCAAGTGCTTTTAAGTTCAGTCCTGATGCTGAATTCATTCTCACCTATACTGATGAGGATGGGGATGTCGTCATGCTGGATGATGATAATGATCTACGAGATGCTGCTATTAATCAGAAATTGAACCCTCTTAGGATTAATGTTCAGTTGAAGAGCAGCAATGTTGGGGCAGCTCAGACAAAACAGCAGGCCACAAATTCCAAATCTTCGAGGTCCATCTCTCTCGAAGATCAACTTGCCCAGGTGAAATCAGCTATTGATGAAGCTTTGAAGTTTGTGCCAGAGCAAGTCCCTGCTGTCCTTGCAAAATTATCTCATGACTTGCGTTTTAGAGCTGCATCATCTGCACCATCATTGGCTGAGTTGCTGGACCGTTTTGCTAAACTGATAACACGAGGCAGCAACATGCATCCTTCTTGTGGCTTTGCTGATAGTTCTCAAAAATTGAGAAGTGCAAAGGTTAAGCTTGAGTCTGCCCTTGTCACAGGTTCAGCTTCAGAGACCTCGAATGGGCAAAATTCTGGGATATCTGAAGCTGGTCTTAGGGGTGTGCTATCTGAGGATCCCAATGCTAAAATTGAACAGGTGCCATCATGCCCTTCAGTTAGGGATTCACTGGTTTTTACTAGTTCAGGTGGAATGAAAGGTGATCACAAGAGAAGTCTTGATTCTGAGATTAAGATAAAATCTGATGCTCACAGTAAAGGAAAATCTGTATTATCCTCTTGGCCACCGGTTTCCACCACTTCTCATGGCGCTCCTGCTCAAGGATCTGTTCCTGTACCATTTAAATCTCTTGGATCCATTGGAATGGCCAATGGTGATATAATGCCGCTATTCCCTCCCCCACCAGTGTACCAACCTCCCACACCTGTACTCTACCCTCCTACACCATTTTTGACCCCCTTAAACCCAATCTCTGGAGCTAATGGAAAAACTACTGTTGATCTGCACTCAACGTTCCCCCCTCCACCCAACATCTATAGCCCTATTAAGTTGAATACACCTTCATCTGTTGGTACATGCTGTCCTAACCTCTACTCTACTGGGACTTCACACAGAGATGGCACAGGCCCATTGTCTAGTTATGTACCCAATCCAGAAGGCATCAACTCTTTTGGGAGCTCTTACAGAGGTCTTGGTACCAATTATAGGGGCAACCCCCTAAAATATGCACAGCATAGATGGATACAATGCGATGGATGTGGGGTGACGCCAATTGATGGGCCTCGCTACAAGTCTAATGT TAAAGAAGACTATGATCTGTGTGATGCCTGTTTTTCTCACATGGGCAATGAGGTTGAATATACCAGATTAGACGGTCCTGCTTCAAAAAGT AACATGAAGATCCTTGGGAAGGTTCCAGCAGTCAAAACTGACAGTCGCTTCATCAAGGATGTTACTGTCCCTGATGGAACACCAATGGCACCTTCAACTCTGTTTACCAAGATTTGGCGCATGCGTAACAATGGGTTTAGCAAGTGGCCGTATGGTACCCAGCTTCTCTGGGTTGGTGGAGATCGCTTAACATGTCTGAGTTCATTCAGATTAGCG ATTTCAGCAAATGGGGGGCTAAATCCTTGCGAAGACACTGATGTTACTGTTGATTTTCTTGCCCCTGCGAAGCCTGGTAGGTACATATCTTACTGGAGATTGGCACTACCCTCAGGTCTGACATTTGGTCAGCAGATTTGGGTTCATATTGAG GTGGAGCAGCCTATTCAAACCAGCGGCGGCAAACAGGCTGCTGCAAGAAACCGGAATCAGCTCCCTGAAGCTAACAGCACAAGGCCTTCTGCATTCAATATAAACAGTGCTCCTGTAAATTTTTTGTCTGGATGGCACGGCAGGCTTGAATGTGAAACCATGGAACCCAAGGAATCTGAACCAGTTCCTAGTGATATGTCCTCTGCCCCAGCAGCAGTTGAACCGGCGCAAATCCCAGTTACTGATGCTCCTGCCTCATCTGCCGAGGCTGCATTGGCTTCGATGCCTGCTGCTGTGCCTGCACCTGAAGCAATTCTCCTGCCCAAACCTGTGCCTGTGCCTGCACCTGTTAGTGCATCCGCACCTGCACCTGTTGCTGCTCCTGTTAGCATGCCTGTGGTTGCAGCAGCACCTGCTGCCCCTTTGGCTGAGGAAGTCGTCAACCACCTGCTGGAGGAGAAGATGATGAGTGAGCTTGAGGTACTGGGTTTCATGCAGGCTGACCTGAACAAGCAGATACTGAGGCAGAACAACTACGACCTGGAGCAGTCTGTTGTCGATCTCTGTGGCTTCAACGAGTGGGATCCCCTTGAGGTGTTCTCTGAACTG GGTTCTGATGACACAGTGATGAgcgaggaggtggtggttgaCAACAGCGATGACGAAGGATTCATCGTGGCGGACCTCATGACCAAGGCGAAGAAGGATCAGTGA
- the LOC101786257 gene encoding protein NBR1 homolog isoform X2, producing MDAFGTAPMGYGRAWPLVDDSRDLVVKVKYGDTLKRFNARVNGSHFDHDLPALRLKIASAFKFSPDAEFILTYTDEDGDVVMLDDDNDLRDAAINQKLNPLRINVQLKSSNVGAAQTKQQATNSKSSRSISLEDQLAQVKSAIDEALKFVPEQVPAVLAKLSHDLRFRAASSAPSLAELLDRFAKLITRGSNMHPSCGFADSSQKLRSAKVKLESALVTGSASETSNGQNSGISEAGLRGVLSEDPNAKIEQVPSCPSVRDSLVFTSSGGMKGDHKRSLDSEIKIKSDAHSKGKSVLSSWPPVSTTSHGAPAQGSVPVPFKSLGSIGMANGDIMPLFPPPPVYQPPTPVLYPPTPFLTPLNPISGANGKTTVDLHSTFPPPPNIYSPIKLNTPSSVGTCCPNLYSTGTSHRDGTGPLSSYVPNPEGINSFGSSYRGLGTNYRGNPLKYAQHRWIQCDGCGVTPIDGPRYKSNVKEDYDLCDACFSHMGNEVEYTRLDGPASKSNMKILGKVPAVKTDSRFIKDVTVPDGTPMAPSTLFTKIWRMRNNGFSKWPYGTQLLWVGGDRLTCLSSFRLAISANGGLNPCEDTDVTVDFLAPAKPGRYISYWRLALPSGLTFGQQIWVHIEVEQPIQTSGGKQAAARNRNQLPEANSTRPSAFNINSAPVNFLSGWHGRLECETMEPKESEPVPSDMSSAPAAVEPAQIPVTDAPASSAEAALASMPAAVPAPEAILLPKPVPVPAPVSASAPAPVAAPVSMPVVAAAPAAPLAEEVVNHLLEEKMMSELEVLGFMQADLNKQILRQNNYDLEQSVVDLCGFNEWDPLEVFSEL from the exons ATGGACGCTTTCGGGACCGCGCCGATGGGGTACGGCCGCGCGTGGCCGCTCGTCGACGACTCCCGGGATCTCGTCGTCAAG GTCAAATATGGTGACACTTTGAAGCGATTCAATGCTCGTGTTAATGGCTCACACTTCGATCATGATCTGCCTGCCCTTCGGTTGAAGATTGCAAGTGCTTTTAAGTTCAGTCCTGATGCTGAATTCATTCTCACCTATACTGATGAGGATGGGGATGTCGTCATGCTGGATGATGATAATGATCTACGAGATGCTGCTATTAATCAGAAATTGAACCCTCTTAGGATTAATGTTCAGTTGAAGAGCAGCAATGTTGGGGCAGCTCAGACAAAACAGCAGGCCACAAATTCCAAATCTTCGAGGTCCATCTCTCTCGAAGATCAACTTGCCCAGGTGAAATCAGCTATTGATGAAGCTTTGAAGTTTGTGCCAGAGCAAGTCCCTGCTGTCCTTGCAAAATTATCTCATGACTTGCGTTTTAGAGCTGCATCATCTGCACCATCATTGGCTGAGTTGCTGGACCGTTTTGCTAAACTGATAACACGAGGCAGCAACATGCATCCTTCTTGTGGCTTTGCTGATAGTTCTCAAAAATTGAGAAGTGCAAAGGTTAAGCTTGAGTCTGCCCTTGTCACAGGTTCAGCTTCAGAGACCTCGAATGGGCAAAATTCTGGGATATCTGAAGCTGGTCTTAGGGGTGTGCTATCTGAGGATCCCAATGCTAAAATTGAACAGGTGCCATCATGCCCTTCAGTTAGGGATTCACTGGTTTTTACTAGTTCAGGTGGAATGAAAGGTGATCACAAGAGAAGTCTTGATTCTGAGATTAAGATAAAATCTGATGCTCACAGTAAAGGAAAATCTGTATTATCCTCTTGGCCACCGGTTTCCACCACTTCTCATGGCGCTCCTGCTCAAGGATCTGTTCCTGTACCATTTAAATCTCTTGGATCCATTGGAATGGCCAATGGTGATATAATGCCGCTATTCCCTCCCCCACCAGTGTACCAACCTCCCACACCTGTACTCTACCCTCCTACACCATTTTTGACCCCCTTAAACCCAATCTCTGGAGCTAATGGAAAAACTACTGTTGATCTGCACTCAACGTTCCCCCCTCCACCCAACATCTATAGCCCTATTAAGTTGAATACACCTTCATCTGTTGGTACATGCTGTCCTAACCTCTACTCTACTGGGACTTCACACAGAGATGGCACAGGCCCATTGTCTAGTTATGTACCCAATCCAGAAGGCATCAACTCTTTTGGGAGCTCTTACAGAGGTCTTGGTACCAATTATAGGGGCAACCCCCTAAAATATGCACAGCATAGATGGATACAATGCGATGGATGTGGGGTGACGCCAATTGATGGGCCTCGCTACAAGTCTAATGT TAAAGAAGACTATGATCTGTGTGATGCCTGTTTTTCTCACATGGGCAATGAGGTTGAATATACCAGATTAGACGGTCCTGCTTCAAAAAGT AACATGAAGATCCTTGGGAAGGTTCCAGCAGTCAAAACTGACAGTCGCTTCATCAAGGATGTTACTGTCCCTGATGGAACACCAATGGCACCTTCAACTCTGTTTACCAAGATTTGGCGCATGCGTAACAATGGGTTTAGCAAGTGGCCGTATGGTACCCAGCTTCTCTGGGTTGGTGGAGATCGCTTAACATGTCTGAGTTCATTCAGATTAGCG ATTTCAGCAAATGGGGGGCTAAATCCTTGCGAAGACACTGATGTTACTGTTGATTTTCTTGCCCCTGCGAAGCCTGGTAGGTACATATCTTACTGGAGATTGGCACTACCCTCAGGTCTGACATTTGGTCAGCAGATTTGGGTTCATATTGAG GTGGAGCAGCCTATTCAAACCAGCGGCGGCAAACAGGCTGCTGCAAGAAACCGGAATCAGCTCCCTGAAGCTAACAGCACAAGGCCTTCTGCATTCAATATAAACAGTGCTCCTGTAAATTTTTTGTCTGGATGGCACGGCAGGCTTGAATGTGAAACCATGGAACCCAAGGAATCTGAACCAGTTCCTAGTGATATGTCCTCTGCCCCAGCAGCAGTTGAACCGGCGCAAATCCCAGTTACTGATGCTCCTGCCTCATCTGCCGAGGCTGCATTGGCTTCGATGCCTGCTGCTGTGCCTGCACCTGAAGCAATTCTCCTGCCCAAACCTGTGCCTGTGCCTGCACCTGTTAGTGCATCCGCACCTGCACCTGTTGCTGCTCCTGTTAGCATGCCTGTGGTTGCAGCAGCACCTGCTGCCCCTTTGGCTGAGGAAGTCGTCAACCACCTGCTGGAGGAGAAGATGATGAGTGAGCTTGAGGTACTGGGTTTCATGCAGGCTGACCTGAACAAGCAGATACTGAGGCAGAACAACTACGACCTGGAGCAGTCTGTTGTCGATCTCTGTGGCTTCAACGAGTGGGATCCCCTTGAGGTGTTCTCTGAACTG TGA
- the LOC101786911 gene encoding BTB/POZ domain-containing protein At1g67900 gives MKLMKLGARPDTFFTSGPVRSVYTEVATDMEILVDHCLFRLHKFPLLSKCLLLQALCAESDAVELPGFPGGAEAFEACAKFCYGIAVTVGAHNVVPLRCAAARLGMTEAADRGNLAAKLDAFLASCLLRRWRDALAALRSTARHASACEELGVTSRCVEAVAILATDPGSSAHAAGVPVPAACSSPPWWARDVSELGADLFWRVMVAVKAAGTVKGRAVGDALKVYARRWLPNVAKSGYLVVEQTDGSTGSADVAATNHRFLVEKMASLLPAERNAVSCSFLLKLLKAANVLCASPATKAELTRRAALQLEDASVGDLLIPSCAGETLYDVDAVMAILEELALRQAAAAAGGIPEASPPHARGHRRSRSAESSEFEGARRSASAAASHGAMVRIGRLVDGFLMEVAKDPNLALDKLIAIAEAVPDCARPEHDDLYRAVDTYLRVHPEMDKSSRKKLCRVLNCRKLSETASMHAAQNELLPLRVVVQVLFFENARAAALSMSGPGANRVAGVAGGVKALLAKTRREADGGEEVVKDEQRLRGLAAGAPGDDDWSVEGLKRAASRISTLRMKLEEDDDDDADDGAFVHRARPGLVRSASSRVRALCAIPAGKPKRMLSRLWPSSRSVAGSERH, from the exons ATGAAGCTCATGAAGCTCGGCGCGCGGCCGGACACCTTCTTCACCTCCGGGCCCGTCAG GTCTGTCTACACGGAGGTGGCCACTGACATGGAAATCCTGGTGGATCACTGCCTGTTTCGTCTCCATAAG TTCCCTCTGCTCTCCAAGTGCCTGCTGCTCCAGGCGCTCTGCGCAGAGTCCGACGCCGTCGAGCTGCCGGGCTTcccgggcggcgcggaggcgttCGAGGCCTGCGCCAAGTTCTGCTACGGCATCGCCGTCACGGTCGGCGCGCACAACGTCGTGCCGCTCCGCTGCGCCGCGGCGCGACTCGGCATGACGGAGGCCGCCGACCGGGGCAACCTCGCCGCCAAGCTCGACGCGTTCCTCGCCtcctgcctcctccgccgctggcgggacgcgctcgccgcgctccgctcCACCGCCCGCCACGCCTCGGCCTGCGAGGAGCTCGGCGTCACCTCCCGCTGCGTCGAGGCCGTCGCGATCCTCGCCACCGACCCCGGCAGCAGCGCCCACGCGGCGGGCGTGCCGGTGCCGGCAgcctgctcctcgccgccgtggtGGGCGCGCGACGTCTCCGAGCTCGGCGCCGACCTCTTCTGGCGCGTCATGGTGGCCGTCAAGGCGGCGGGGACCGTCAAGGGGAGAGCCGTCGGCGACGCGCTCAAGGTCTACGCGCGCCGGTGGCTGCCGAACGTCGCCAAAAGCGGTTACCTTGTGGTGGAGCAAACCGACGGCAGCACGGGCAGCGCCGACGTGGCCGCCACGAACCACCGCTTTCTCGTCGAGAAGATGGCGAGCTTGCTTCCGGCCGAGAGGAACGCCGTCTCCTGCAGCTTCTTGCTGAAACTTCTCAAAGCGGCGAACGTCCTGTGTGCTTCCCCGGCGACGAAGGCGGAGCTCACGAGAAGGGCGGCGCTGCAGCTGGAAGACGCCAGCGTGGGCGACCTCCTGATACCGTCGTGCGCGGGCGAGACGCTGTACGACGTGGACGCGGTGATGGCCATCCTTGAAGAGCTGGCGCtgcggcaagcggcggcggcggcgggggggatCCCGGAGGCAAGCCCGCCGCACGCGCGCGGGCACAGACGATCGCGCTCTGCTGAGAGCTCGGAGTTCGAGGGAGCGCGGCGGTCtgcgtccgccgccgcgtcgcacGGCGCGATGGTCCGGATCGGGAGGCTGGTCGATGGGTTCTTGATGGAGGTCGCCAAGGATCCCAACCTGGCGCTGGACAAGCTGATCGCCATTGCCGAGGCCGTGCCGGACTGCGCCCGCCCGGAGCACGACGATCTTTACCGAGCCGTCGACACGTATCTCAGA GTGCATCCAGAGATGGACAAGAGTTCGAGGAAGAAGCTGTGTAGGGTGCTCAACTGCCGGAAGCTCTCCGAGACAGCGTCCATGCACGCCGCCCAGAACGAGCTGCTGCCGCTCCGGGTGGTCGTGCAGGTCCTCTTCTTCGAgaacgcgcgcgcggcggcgctgtcCATGTCCGGCCCCGGGGCCAACCGCGTCgccggcgtggcgggcggcgtcAAGGCGCTGCTCGCCAAGACAAGGAGGGAggcagacggcggcgaggaggtcgtCAAGGACGAGCAGAGGCTCcggggcctcgccgccggcgcgccgggCGACGACGACTGGAGCGTGGAGGGGCTGAAGCGCGCGGCGTCGAGGATCTCGACGCTGAGGATGAAgctggaggaggacgacgatgatgacgccGACGACGGGGCGTTCGTGCACAGGGCGCGCCCGGGGCTGGTCCGGAGCGCGTCGTCGCGCGTCAGGGCGCTCTGCGCGATCCCGGCCGGGAAGCCCAAGCGGATGCTCAGCAGGCTGTGGCCGTCGAGCAGATCCGTCGCTGGGAGCGAGAGGCACTGA